In Euwallacea fornicatus isolate EFF26 chromosome 6, ASM4011564v1, whole genome shotgun sequence, the DNA window TGACCCAGAATTATTCTGCTTATTCTTTCTTTAGGTACCATTGGGCAAGGGACTACCAATGTACATTTGCAAGAAGTGTATTAGGGAATTAAGAGATGCGAATTCGTTCATTCTCAAGTTTTACAAATCTCGAGAATTCCTTAAATGTGAAGATAATGATTACTCTGCGGAAAAGCTTGATAAATATCCCCAGTTTAGTACTATACTTATCAAGACTGAGAATGAAGTAGTGATTAAAGAGGAACCGCTAGATAGCGATTGTGATCCTTTGGGAGGTTGTGTAAATCAACAACTTAGTCCACCATTTAATAGAGAATCGCAATCTAAATATGATCATGAACATCCCAAAAAAGTTATGATTGAAAATAATACTGAAGTTTCTGTAAAAAATGAACCTAGTAGCGAATCAGAGCATGAGCCCGAACGAATGCCTTTTGAATCAGTTACATTAAATAAACTCAAATACGAAGTTCAGTCAAAAGAACCACTTGATGAATCCGAAATGGTGGTCTACAACGAACCACTCTCTGAAGGAGTaatagatattaaaaataaattaatttctgttgATCATTCCTACACAAAGGATCCTAACCAATCTTCAGATGATTTTGAAAGCGAATCTAGTGACTTCAGTGATGACGAAAGCGATTCCAAGAAATCTCTAAAATATGAATCAAAGAGAAATTCGTCCAATGTAACGTTAGTGACAGTTGAAGATGTCTTGCAATGCAAGCGCAAGCGCAGAAAATGGAAACgttcaagtaaaaataatttggcaCAACTACCTTGCCAGATAAGTGAGAACATTTTTGATGGGATAGGTgagctttgattttttttaaattgtaaaacaaaaaatgtgggGAAGACTTAACGAATATGTAAAACTATGTTaacaatatatgtatattagtCAGTGAACCCATTTGAGTATGCTGTGGAGCAAAAGGTGCTCCTCATCGGTCTTAAATCTCGAATTATGATGCTCCTATAGTTACATGTATTTTCCACTGCaatatgttattaaattaaagtttcataTGCTTTCTATCCAACATTTGTAGTATCTAGTGCCTCGTATCAGTAACTCTGTTGGTATGGACCGTTCCTAGTTCCTTTTAGGTATATCTTATTCTTCCCATATTGTACCCTTTTTACAAAATGGTTTTTACAAGGTGTATCAGAAATAAgtgcattaattttaattagtggTAAAGCTTTTCAATGGTAACCATTTTCcttaattctttttttcgttatcaaaataaaattaaaaattgttttgaacaaatttatttcattaccCGGCATTTTCCTACTCGACTGAGTGATAAACAGATACCA includes these proteins:
- the LOC136339692 gene encoding uncharacterized protein encodes the protein MKMDLRQCRVCLTTDDSTLCYSTYYGNKLYHKLNSTFPRHAMRATIQQVLEVVTQSKVPLGKGLPMYICKKCIRELRDANSFILKFYKSREFLKCEDNDYSAEKLDKYPQFSTILIKTENEVVIKEEPLDSDCDPLGGCVNQQLSPPFNRESQSKYDHEHPKKVMIENNTEVSVKNEPSSESEHEPERMPFESVTLNKLKYEVQSKEPLDESEMVVYNEPLSEGVIDIKNKLISVDHSYTKDPNQSSDDFESESSDFSDDESDSKKSLKYESKRNSSNVTLVTVEDVLQCKRKRRKWKRSSKNNLAQLPCQISENIFDGIDFTRHLKKHKIIERRRNNSKKVTSCKTNQEFACNYCKVVVASYWRLKVHSLKHLGEYNCSYCIKAFADESILKFHKYFRHNVNVDLESLQQPKEPNIMAEEIDDYKLEVIELPSETCEIVFED